A region of the Candidatus Desulfatibia profunda genome:
TGGCGATCGTCACCATGAGATCAAGTTCAGCACCTGCGTGTGTTGCCCAGAAATAAGCATCTCTGGTTCGAAAAACACGGATAATATGCTCCAGCGCAAAACCCTCCCATGACGCGCCAATTTTGGGATGCCCCCGCAAGTTGGCCAGGGTTGAAACCTGCAGCAGGCTGTGAAACAGACCGCTGTCACGGATATATATCTTGGGCGCTTTGACCTGGCGTTTTTTCAGGTTTTCAAACCACGGCGGCAAGACCCGAACCATGTAAGCACCGGCAAGGATATCGAGATATCGCCGCGCCGTATTTTCAGCAGTGCCAAGAGCTCGGGCAAACTCCGCTGCATTCCACACCTGCCCATGGTAATGGGCCACCATCGTCCAGAATCGCCGAAGGGTTTCTGCGGCAATGGTGATGCCAAGCTGGGGGATGTCTCTTTCAAGAAACGTTCGGATAAAGCCTTCACGCCATTGAGTACTGTCAGACTCAGAATCGGCAAGAAAGGCTTTGGGCAAACCACCCCTTATCCACAATCGATCGAGATGCTGCACCCCGACTTCCCAAAGTTGAAAACCTGCCAGATCAACGAATCCGATCCTTCCGGCCAGAGATTCCGAAACACCCTTGACCAAATGCGGCGATGCCGATCCCAACAACAGAAATCGGGCATTCTGGCCAGATCGATCCACAAGTACCCGGAGCAGCTCGAACAGTTCCGGCTTTCTTTGAATCTCGTCTATTATCACCAGGCCGGAGAGATCCTTCAACGCCTGCATGGGAGCAGAAAGGCGCTGGATATCAACAGGGTTTTCCAGGTCAAAAACTGTGGACGGCTCTTGTTCAGCGATGAGCCGTGCCAGGGTAGTCTTGCCGCACTGCCGCGGTCCGAGCAGGGCAGTGACAGGGTGTATCTGAAACGAAGCTTCGATTTGACGGATGGGTTCTGGTCTGGGAATCATGTGGCCATATTATATCTTGAAATTCCTCATGTCAACTGCCGATTTTCAAGAAAATTTAGTGTATATAAAAAAATCAGACCTTAAAATGTTGTTGTGGCGTCCCCAAGGGGATTTGAATGCGCCCAAGGCGCACAAGCCCCTGCTGCCGGCGTGAAAGGCCAAAAACTAAAAATCTTTTAACCTATTGAAATGACCTGATTCTTCATAGGAATCAGCAGTTTATCGTATTTTCGGCTGAGTTTATGGAGTTGATTATTAACCACCAAATCCATAGTTGCGTGCACAAATTGGACATACCTGTGGTCATACCAGTTCAATAGAAATTAGTGACATTACTATGCATAATTTTTGATATAAGAGACTTAAAAAGATAATCAGCCTTACCTATAGGATAGGATATATTGGATATATTTATATGTTTCGATTTGATTTATAAATGAATGTGTTACTGGATGGTGGTTCGCAAATAATGTGGATTAAGGAAGGGGTTATTAATTCTGATCAAACAATCTGGCTTCCCAAGCGGATTTGTTTTCTTCATCAGGCACAGCTAAAACCAGCAATCGTCGTGGTCTCGTAATCCCAACATACACAATTCTCAATTCTTCATTATCAGATATTGGAACATTTTTTCTCAGTAGTGTCTTATAGTAACTGCCGATCCCTTTCTGTTTTAAGATAACAAGATCGAGAAATC
Encoded here:
- a CDS encoding ATP-binding protein, translated to MIPRPEPIRQIEASFQIHPVTALLGPRQCGKTTLARLIAEQEPSTVFDLENPVDIQRLSAPMQALKDLSGLVIIDEIQRKPELFELLRVLVDRSGQNARFLLLGSASPHLVKGVSESLAGRIGFVDLAGFQLWEVGVQHLDRLWIRGGLPKAFLADSESDSTQWREGFIRTFLERDIPQLGITIAAETLRRFWTMVAHYHGQVWNAAEFARALGTAENTARRYLDILAGAYMVRVLPPWFENLKKRQVKAPKIYIRDSGLFHSLLQVSTLANLRGHPKIGASWEGFALEHIIRVFRTRDAYFWATHAGAELDLMVTIASKRHGFEFKYTDAPGRKRSMHIAIEDLGLEHLWVIYPGDQKYALDSKITVIPLEEILQLAQTGLTT